A single genomic interval of Brevundimonas diminuta harbors:
- a CDS encoding relaxase/mobilization nuclease domain-containing protein, with the protein MNDFRVPVGFEDALRPPVRMRRARLAHAVLRVGRSEDAGAARAKLARMVRRAPEVMVKITGRTRDGGHLQRHLDYISRNGKLVLEGAEGERLLGQSEVRALAEDWRAELDVLPGRRDAPVSLSIVLSMPAGVDPGRVHDASRAFAATVFGDRHPYVFALHTDDRHPHVHLTVRALGRDGERLNPRKADLQLWRETFAAALRDRGVEAEATPRRARGVVRKAERTPVRKLRERFERGEGEMPEVMKGALKAAATSPSVEPPWEARLSQRQAYIRRALVVEAVRLQASRSGDDRQLGLDLERFIRTLPPVATQREILARALAVDREAARTPGGRSR; encoded by the coding sequence GTGAACGACTTCCGCGTCCCGGTCGGGTTCGAGGACGCCCTGCGTCCGCCGGTCCGTATGCGACGGGCGAGGTTGGCCCATGCCGTCCTGCGTGTCGGGCGGAGCGAGGACGCCGGCGCGGCCCGCGCCAAGCTCGCGCGCATGGTGCGCCGGGCGCCCGAGGTCATGGTCAAGATCACGGGCCGAACGCGGGACGGGGGGCACCTCCAGCGCCACCTCGACTACATCAGCCGCAATGGAAAGCTGGTCCTCGAGGGGGCTGAGGGCGAGCGTCTTCTGGGTCAATCAGAGGTGAGGGCGCTGGCCGAGGACTGGCGCGCCGAGCTGGATGTGTTGCCCGGTCGGCGAGACGCGCCGGTCTCCCTGTCGATCGTTCTGAGCATGCCGGCGGGTGTCGATCCCGGTCGGGTCCATGATGCGTCACGCGCTTTCGCCGCCACCGTGTTCGGAGATCGGCATCCCTATGTCTTTGCCCTGCATACAGATGATCGGCACCCACATGTCCATCTGACCGTCCGCGCGCTTGGGCGGGACGGCGAGCGGCTCAATCCGCGCAAGGCCGACCTTCAGCTCTGGCGAGAGACCTTCGCGGCGGCGCTGCGGGATCGGGGTGTCGAGGCCGAGGCGACGCCGCGGCGGGCGCGGGGCGTCGTGCGGAAGGCCGAGCGGACACCCGTGAGGAAACTCCGCGAACGGTTCGAACGCGGGGAGGGGGAAATGCCTGAGGTGATGAAGGGCGCGCTGAAGGCGGCGGCGACCTCACCCTCGGTCGAACCGCCTTGGGAGGCCCGGCTAAGCCAGAGGCAGGCGTACATAAGGCGCGCGCTGGTGGTCGAGGCGGTGCGGCTGCAAGCGTCCAGATCCGGCGACGACCGCCAGTTGGGGCTGGACCTTGAGCGCTTCATCCGCACACTGCCGCCCGTGGCGACCCAGCGGGAAATCCTCGCGCGGGCGCTCGCGGTCGATCGTGAGGCCGCCCGGACACCGGGTGGGCGTTCGCGCTAG